Proteins from a single region of Penaeus monodon isolate SGIC_2016 chromosome 29, NSTDA_Pmon_1, whole genome shotgun sequence:
- the LOC119591669 gene encoding transmembrane protein 138-like, whose translation MAWASVGRYQWLSGASLMLLLADLVLNAIFLVFAHSTLLTLLIYRIQDVCLVFSLILLFLALFSTTLSQAGLIGELFQKFRWCIIAAILYLGLSLGFHSWSLKQQWQEPEKYIWAHGMVALFTLQRVAGGIHYYLYKRTILQLSDKNFYAQLPVGSSK comes from the exons ATGGCCTGGGCAAGTGTGGGACGGTACCAGTGGCTCAGTGGAGCTTCCCTGATGTTGCTGCTTGCAGACCTCGTACTGAATGCCATCTTTCTTGTCTTTGCACACAGCACTCTCCTAACGCTGTTGATTTAC AGAATCCAGGATGTGTGCCTTGTGTTTTCTCTCATTCTGCTCTTCCTGGCCCTGTTTTCAACCACTCTCTCTCAG GCTGGTCTTATTGGCGAACTCTTTCAAAAATTTCGCTGGTGTATCATAGCAGCCATACTGTACCTTGGTCTCTCCTTGGGTTTTCACTCGTGGTCCCTCAAGCAGCAATGGCAGGAACCTGAGAAATACATCTGGGCTCATGGAATGGTTGCTCTCTTCACACTTCAGCGAGTCG CTGGTGGAATCCATTATTACCTCTACAAGAGAACAATCTTGCAACTATCTGATAAGAACTTCTATGCTCAGTTACCAGTTGGCAGcagtaaataa